The genomic stretch ATGGCCGTCGCCCATTGATCGGCGCTCATCGCCACCGCGGCCAGCGCCAGAAAAAAAGCGCCGCCGCCAAAGCCGATGGATTTGGCGATGTTGTCCTGTGATTGCTCAAAGCTATTGAAGAGGATCAGCAAGTAGCCGATCACGCCCAATTGCACCAGACCCCAAAACAAATGGGGGGCGATGGGGCTGCAAAACGTCCCTGGCTTGAGCCAAACCCATCCAAACCAGCCCATCCAAACGAGAACAAGCTCCATGCTAATGATCAATTTGAATTGCGACTTTCGGAATTTTGTACCGCCTCTTCTCACCTGCGTTTCCTCCTTTTGACTTGCTGGCGTATTGGCCAGTACCGGATGACGATAAGCTGCGTTAAGTGAGGGGGAACCAGAGCGGTTCGCAATTGCGTTTACGGAAGTCAGTTGATGCCGGGACAGTACCACGCGCGTGAGCAAGCGGCGCGTTGGCGGTTCAGCCAATGATGCAAGCTTGACGCTACCGCTTGCTCACGCGCGCGGTACTGTCCCGTTGCGCGGTTTTCCCATACACCCCGCTCTAACATCTCTTGCCCGCCCTTAGCTCCTGGGCAAACGGTCGCGCGCCCAGGCCAGCAACTCTTGCGCGCGCGTTTCGGTTTCGGCCTCGGCAATCAGCCGGAGCATGGATTCCGTATTCGACGCGCGAATGTGCAGCCAGCCGTCCGGCCACGAAAGTTTAATACCATCGCTCAAATCCACCTCGGCGGCACCGGCGCTGGCGATTTCCTGGCGGACTTCGTGCAGCGCGGAAAAGAGCAGGTTCGGCGCGACCGGCACATAGCGTTTCAGCATCGCGTAACGCGGCAACGTGGCGGCCAGCGCCGCCAGACTTTGCCCGCTGCGCGCCAGGTGTTCGAGCAATAGGCCAATGGCGGCGGCGCTGTCATGGGTCAGTTGCACGGCGGGCACAGCGACCGCGCCATTGCCTTCGCCACCCAACACCGCCTGGTATTCGAGCAGCGCTTCGGAAATGTAAGACGAACCGACCGGCGTGCGCACCACGGTCGAAGCGTGGCGCGCGGCGATGGTTTCGATAGCGCGCGTGGTCGAGACATTGGTGACGACGACGCCCGGCGTGCGTTGCAGTTTCACCTCAGCAGCCAGCGCCAGCGTCATTTCTTCTGACAGCACTTCGCCAGTTTCGGTGACAAGGCCGAGCCGTTCGCCATCGGCATCGTGCGCCAAACCCAGATCAGCGCGTCCAGCTTTCACGACGGCACGCAGTTGCGCCATCGTCTCGCGCTGGGGTTCGGGATTGTGCGGGAACGGCGCGCTCACGTCATCGTTGATCGCCAGCACGGTGCAGCCTAACGCTTCCAGCCAACGCGCACTGAGTTGCACGCAGGCGCCGTTGCAATAATCCACGGCCACGGTGAAGCGGCGCGCACGAATCGCGGCGACATCAAAGGCGTTTTGCAAAGCAGCGAGGTGCGGTGCAAGGGCATCGCGCGTCTCGATGTGGGTTTGCAGCTCGTTCCATTTGGCCTTGGCGAATTCGCCTTGGTGGAAAACGTCCAGCAACTCTTCGGCCTGCATCGTGTTCAAGTATAGCCCGTCCCCGCGCACGAATTTCAGCGCATTCCAAGCCGACGGATTGTGCCCGGCGGTGATCGAGAGTCCGCCCTGCGCGCCGAAATGCTTAACCGCCAACTGCATCGAAGGCGTCGGACAAACACCCAGATCAAACACTTCGCACCCGGCGGCCAGCAAGCCGGCCAGCACCGCCGAGCGCGCCATTGGCCCTGAGGGGCGCGTGTCGCGGCAGACGAGGATGCGCCCACGATCCAGATAGGTGCCGAAGGCTTGCGTAAATTGCACGATCAATTCGGGCGTGAGCGTTTCGCCCACAATGCCGCGCACGCCGGTGATGCCGAT from Acidobacteriota bacterium encodes the following:
- the glmM gene encoding phosphoglucosamine mutase → MKPLKIGITGVRGIVGETLTPELIVQFTQAFGTYLDRGRILVCRDTRPSGPMARSAVLAGLLAAGCEVFDLGVCPTPSMQLAVKHFGAQGGLSITAGHNPSAWNALKFVRGDGLYLNTMQAEELLDVFHQGEFAKAKWNELQTHIETRDALAPHLAALQNAFDVAAIRARRFTVAVDYCNGACVQLSARWLEALGCTVLAINDDVSAPFPHNPEPQRETMAQLRAVVKAGRADLGLAHDADGERLGLVTETGEVLSEEMTLALAAEVKLQRTPGVVVTNVSTTRAIETIAARHASTVVRTPVGSSYISEALLEYQAVLGGEGNGAVAVPAVQLTHDSAAAIGLLLEHLARSGQSLAALAATLPRYAMLKRYVPVAPNLLFSALHEVRQEIASAGAAEVDLSDGIKLSWPDGWLHIRASNTESMLRLIAEAETETRAQELLAWARDRLPRS